CCGAGGAGGCGGGGAAGCTCGCCGGTGGCGGCACCAGGGTCGGACTCCTCCTGCTTGGCGGCGGCCTGGTGCTGCTGGGCGATGGCCGCCGCGCCTAGCAGGTTCCCGCCGCCGCTCACCGAGTCGATGATGTTGCTGGGCACCATCATCAGCGCGCCCTTCTGCTTCAGGCCCTCGTACAGGATGTTCATCGCCCGCAGCTGGAGCGCGGTGGGGTTGTCGGCGTACATCTCGGCGGCCTGCTTGAACAGCACCGCGATCTCCCGCTCGGCCTCGCCCAGGATGATGCGCGCCTGCTTCTCGCGCGAGGCCTGCGCCTCGCGCGACATGGCGTCCTGGAGCGAGGTGGGGATCACCACGTCGCGCATCTCCACCGAGTGCACCGTCACGCCCCACGGGTTGGAGCGCTCGTCGATCAGCGCCTTCAGCTCCTGCTCGATGCGCTCGCGCCCCCGCAGCAGGTCGGCCAGCGACGTGCGGCCGATGATGTCGCGCAGGCCCGTCTGCGCCGCCCACGTCACCGCCTGCGCGTAGTCCTGCACCTCCAGCGCGGCCTTCTCCGCGTCGTGCACCATCCAGAACAGCACCGCGTCCACGTTCACGGGGACCGTGTCGGAAGTCAGCGTCTCTTCGGCGGCGAAGGTCGTGGTGATCGTGCGCTGGTCGATCCACGACGAGATGGTGTCGACCATGGGGATCACGAAGAACGGGCCGGGGCCCTTCAACCCCACGAAGCGCCCCATGCGCAGCACCACCGCGCGCTCCCACTGCCGCGCGATCTTGGGCGACATCGACGCCAGGATGCCTGCGGCGGCCCCCACGACGATGCCGGCGATGCTGCTCGTGGCGGCGCTCACGGCCAGGCCGACGCCCACGGGCGCGAGCAGCGCCAGGGCGGAGAGGAAGTTCATGCGCCCGCCGCTGCCTGCGCTCACGGGCAGGCTCTGCTGGCGGGGGACCATGTCGGTGCTGGGCATCTCGGCTCTTCTCCTCAGCGCGTACGGCGGCTGTTCATGTGGATGATCACGTCGTCCAGCGAGAACCCAAGGTCGCTGGCGGCGCGCAGGAAGGTGTCTTCCAGCGCCGACAGTTCGGCCAGCAGCTCCTCTTCGCGGATGCCGACGGGCGTGGAGCGGACTACGAGCCCCACGCCCGGCCGGGTTTCGACCACGCCCTGGCGCTCCAGCTCTGCGTAGGCGCGCGCCACCGTGTTGCCGCCCACGCGCAGGTCCACCGCCAGCTGCCGCACCGTGGGCAGCGCGTCGCCGGGCGAGAGCAGCC
This window of the Longimicrobiaceae bacterium genome carries:
- a CDS encoding slipin family protein produces the protein MPSTDMVPRQQSLPVSAGSGGRMNFLSALALLAPVGVGLAVSAATSSIAGIVVGAAAGILASMSPKIARQWERAVVLRMGRFVGLKGPGPFFVIPMVDTISSWIDQRTITTTFAAEETLTSDTVPVNVDAVLFWMVHDAEKAALEVQDYAQAVTWAAQTGLRDIIGRTSLADLLRGRERIEQELKALIDERSNPWGVTVHSVEMRDVVIPTSLQDAMSREAQASREKQARIILGEAEREIAVLFKQAAEMYADNPTALQLRAMNILYEGLKQKGALMMVPSNIIDSVSGGGNLLGAAAIAQQHQAAAKQEESDPGAATGELPRLLG
- a CDS encoding GntR family transcriptional regulator; its protein translation is MFHVDHSDPTPVEAQLVRTVRSAVGAGLLSPGDALPTVRQLAVDLRVGGNTVARAYAELERQGVVETRPGVGLVVRSTPVGIREEELLAELSALEDTFLRAASDLGFSLDDVIIHMNSRRTR